A window from Mogibacterium neglectum encodes these proteins:
- a CDS encoding DUF4366 domain-containing protein, which yields MKNKIIMRITTALFAALILMGGFSIPAYAGGGGDATNDSNVKTEETKEEKKSLTPDGNMTLIDNVKGDAAKDKEFIIVKSKGGNYFYIVIDHAAQGENTVHFLNQVDEKDLLSIIDEKDSLTAKPELPKQEQPKQETEKPKPEEKPEKNNPAGMIVLSLILILGLAGGAFYYFKFLKPKQNVKGTTDLDEFDFEDYEDDFTEENDEDGEEISEATEPDETV from the coding sequence ATGAAGAATAAAATCATAATGAGAATAACGACTGCTCTCTTTGCCGCCCTGATCCTTATGGGCGGCTTTTCAATTCCCGCTTATGCCGGCGGAGGCGGCGATGCCACAAATGACAGTAATGTAAAAACGGAGGAAACGAAAGAAGAAAAAAAGTCCCTTACCCCGGACGGTAACATGACCCTTATAGATAATGTCAAGGGCGATGCCGCAAAGGACAAGGAATTTATCATTGTAAAAAGCAAGGGCGGAAATTACTTCTATATCGTGATCGACCATGCTGCGCAGGGAGAAAACACCGTTCATTTCTTAAATCAGGTGGACGAAAAGGATCTGCTTTCCATTATTGATGAAAAAGACAGCCTGACCGCAAAACCGGAGCTTCCGAAACAGGAACAGCCGAAACAGGAAACGGAAAAACCGAAGCCCGAAGAAAAACCGGAGAAAAATAATCCTGCAGGGATGATTGTGCTATCCCTTATTCTCATTCTCGGACTTGCCGGCGGAGCGTTTTATTATTTTAAGTTCCTAAAACCGAAGCAGAATGTGAAAGGAACAACTGACCTTGACGAGTTCGATTTTGAGGATTACGAGGATGATTTTACAGAAGAAAACGACGAGGACGGCGAAGAAATTTCAGAGGCAACAGAGCCGGATGAAACAGTATGA
- a CDS encoding DUF4315 family protein: MANKKILKIEKEIQRTREKITEQQNKLKELEVQKTEAENLEIVQMVRSLHMTPAELSEFLAKGVIPDKEAITENEYMEDIENEE; encoded by the coding sequence ATGGCAAACAAGAAAATCTTAAAAATCGAAAAGGAAATTCAAAGAACCCGTGAGAAAATCACGGAACAGCAAAACAAGCTAAAAGAACTTGAAGTGCAGAAAACGGAGGCGGAAAATCTTGAAATCGTGCAGATGGTAAGATCGCTTCACATGACCCCTGCCGAGCTTTCCGAGTTTTTAGCAAAGGGTGTGATTCCTGATAAGGAAGCTATTACAGAAAATGAGTATATGGAGGATATAGAAAATGAAGAATAA
- a CDS encoding DNA topoisomerase 3: MKLIICEKPSVGMTIASALGIETKKDGYMEGKDFLVSWCIGHLVELSEPSAYGSKYEKWNLEALPVFPESWQLTVSKDKKKQFLVLKALLFRNDVTEVINGCDAGREGELIFRFVMEKAGCKKPVKRLWISSMEESAIKKGFDDLKDGNDYDNLYFSALCRAKADWLVGINATRLFSLLYNHTLNVGRVQSPTLKMLVDRNDAITNFKKEKYYHVCLTLGDAEAISEKVSSREKSEEIAEACKGKSAVCTSVSHEKKEALPPKLFDLTALQKEANRIFGYTAKQTLDLAQSLYEKKLLTYPRTDSNYLTDDMEETAEAVIQMLFSKLSFINDASFTPKVKSILNSKKVSDHHAVIPTTELEKTDLFMLPESERNILFLVGTRLLIATASSHVYETVTAIFNCTELTFTAKGKTVLSSGWKETEQLFLMSLKEKPDSKVQEEKELPVFRKGQHFENFPVNVTEHDTFPPKPYTESTLLSSMEHAGNKETTKDAERKGLGTPATRAAIIEKIIKAGFVTRKGKQLIPTKDGMNLISVLPETLTSPFLTAEWENELSRIAKGEAVADSFMQKIETLTKELIENINAEKVKTGLFKEEKTIIGVCPRCQNPVYEGKQNYYCSNRDCRFAMWKNDRFFTDRKITFTPKLARELLKDKTAKVKNIYSPKTGKTYDGNVVLSDTGEKYVNYRIEIDRKKKEE; encoded by the coding sequence ATGAAACTTATTATATGTGAAAAACCGAGTGTCGGAATGACAATAGCGTCCGCACTTGGAATAGAAACGAAAAAGGACGGATATATGGAGGGAAAAGACTTTCTTGTATCTTGGTGCATCGGACATCTTGTAGAGCTTTCCGAGCCGTCCGCATATGGAAGCAAGTACGAAAAATGGAACCTTGAAGCCTTGCCTGTTTTTCCTGAAAGCTGGCAACTTACCGTATCAAAGGATAAGAAAAAGCAGTTTTTAGTATTAAAGGCACTTCTTTTCAGAAACGATGTTACAGAGGTGATAAACGGGTGCGACGCAGGACGCGAGGGAGAACTCATTTTCCGCTTTGTTATGGAAAAAGCAGGCTGCAAAAAGCCTGTAAAAAGACTTTGGATTTCTTCAATGGAAGAATCCGCAATAAAGAAAGGTTTTGACGATCTAAAGGATGGAAACGATTATGACAATCTCTATTTTTCCGCCCTATGCAGAGCAAAGGCGGACTGGCTTGTCGGAATCAATGCGACACGCCTGTTTTCCCTTTTATATAACCATACCTTAAATGTGGGACGGGTGCAGAGCCCGACCTTAAAAATGCTGGTAGATCGAAATGACGCGATTACCAATTTCAAGAAAGAAAAATATTACCATGTGTGCCTTACTTTAGGAGATGCGGAAGCTATCAGCGAAAAGGTTTCAAGCAGAGAAAAATCGGAAGAAATCGCCGAGGCCTGCAAAGGAAAAAGTGCAGTCTGCACTTCTGTTAGCCATGAAAAGAAGGAAGCGCTGCCGCCGAAGCTTTTTGACCTTACCGCACTTCAAAAGGAAGCAAACCGCATTTTCGGATATACCGCAAAGCAGACCCTTGACCTTGCGCAGAGCCTTTATGAAAAGAAGCTTCTGACCTATCCGAGAACGGACAGCAATTACCTGACGGACGATATGGAGGAAACGGCGGAAGCGGTTATTCAAATGCTTTTTTCAAAACTTTCCTTTATAAATGACGCTTCCTTTACACCGAAAGTAAAATCTATTCTTAATAGCAAAAAGGTATCGGATCACCATGCCGTTATTCCCACAACGGAGCTTGAAAAGACGGATCTTTTCATGCTTCCAGAAAGTGAACGAAACATCCTCTTTCTTGTAGGTACAAGGCTTCTCATAGCAACCGCTTCTTCTCATGTATATGAAACGGTTACTGCGATATTTAATTGCACAGAGCTTACTTTTACGGCAAAGGGAAAAACCGTGTTATCTTCCGGATGGAAAGAAACGGAACAGCTTTTTCTAATGAGCCTAAAGGAAAAACCGGACAGTAAAGTTCAGGAAGAAAAAGAACTCCCTGTGTTTAGGAAAGGACAGCATTTTGAAAACTTCCCTGTAAATGTTACAGAGCATGACACATTTCCCCCAAAGCCATATACGGAAAGTACACTGCTATCTTCAATGGAGCACGCAGGAAATAAGGAAACTACAAAGGACGCAGAGCGTAAAGGCTTAGGTACTCCGGCAACCCGTGCAGCCATTATTGAAAAAATCATCAAGGCAGGCTTTGTTACGAGAAAAGGAAAGCAACTCATCCCTACAAAAGACGGAATGAATCTGATTTCTGTACTTCCTGAAACGCTTACCTCTCCGTTTCTTACAGCCGAGTGGGAAAACGAGCTTTCAAGGATTGCAAAGGGAGAAGCGGTTGCAGACAGTTTTATGCAAAAAATCGAAACGCTGACAAAAGAGCTTATCGAAAATATAAATGCCGAAAAAGTGAAAACGGGCTTATTCAAGGAGGAAAAAACGATAATCGGCGTATGCCCGCGTTGTCAAAATCCCGTCTATGAGGGAAAGCAAAACTATTATTGCAGTAACAGGGATTGCCGCTTTGCCATGTGGAAGAATGACCGCTTCTTTACGGACAGGAAAATCACCTTTACGCCCAAACTTGCAAGGGAACTTCTGAAAGATAAGACAGCTAAAGTAAAGAATATCTACTCTCCCAAAACAGGCAAAACCTATGACGGCAATGTGGTTCTTTCCGATACCGGAGAAAAGTATGTAAACTATCGTATTGAGATAGATAGGAAGAAAAAAGAAGAATAG
- a CDS encoding transposon-transfer assisting family protein has product MNPFTVEEMNLLAIYKGESKEEVTEKIAFALSFMDSDMRELAKRTVKKLNSLSDKEFATLSIEPADEI; this is encoded by the coding sequence ATGAATCCTTTTACAGTGGAAGAAATGAATTTACTTGCTATTTACAAGGGAGAATCCAAAGAGGAAGTAACGGAGAAAATCGCATTCGCACTTTCTTTTATGGACAGTGATATGCGGGAGCTTGCAAAGCGTACGGTCAAAAAGTTAAACAGCTTATCCGATAAGGAATTTGCCACGCTTTCCATTGAACCCGCTGATGAAATATGA
- a CDS encoding YodL domain-containing protein, producing MPYMEKTEKSKEVQPITLTSENQKDRLKEITDRLEQGILEVFESERYKEYLRVMSKFHHYSFNNTLLIAMQKPDASLIAGFNAWKNTHGRTVKKGEKGIRIIAPAPFKVKQEMERLDPKTNMPVIGADGNVLTEEKEITIPAYKVVSVFDVSQTEGRELPSIGVNELTGDVSQYEDFFAALKKASPVPIALEQIEGSAHGYYHLAEKRIAIDDDMSELQTLKTAIHEIAHAKLHDIDLNAPKEEKEKRPDQRTREVEAESVAYSVCQHYGLDTSEYSFGYVAGWSSGRELTELKGSLETVRLAASELIDSIDEHFKALQREKEHELSEKDEEPTPQEEKQEAAYRLESGNYLYIQVSETGYDYTLYQPGFTDLDGGQLDNPELSIEKACDEILKMHELSEKGLEEISVNDFEQMQEEASQKKDVGTKASYYPINEAAAKRAKEMNSFSDYMPGSATLEYKSLVDRAAEIAENQKKRVDPSFHDKIDALLDTYAKRLAANMNNGFAIDARVPSVLIAGGSNFPVRKKEKQNAARDKNYGEWKEIQGLLEKIRSTGMGGISADDPNAVKKLNAKLEKLTKAQETMKAVNAYYRKNKTLDGCPELDGEAIEKLKARMEIRDIQDKPYPSWALSNNSAEIRRIKTRIQSLSVNKETLYTGWDFAGGRAEINVKDNRLQLFFDEKPDGKIRDELKANGFRWSPKASAWQRQLNSNAMYAADSISSIKPLTGKRVTELQRKFRKEGKKEAAPEYIYKVLEDTAEKDSMKNFRLEAYIVKENGKTSCEILYSGTKERCTELLDEVHSGKLTREQVKELYAKTENTEPKKDTFRIYQLKRGEQTRELQFESYDRLKESGQVLNPENYVKVYEAELTKGLSLEDIYTRFNVDHPKDFYGHSLSVSDVVVLHRDGKVSAHYVDRFGYREAPEFLKPENYLKAAEQSTEQNYNMIDGIVNNTPPTPTVDELEQKVKAGESISLTELVKAVKTENRSSDEPEKKPSIRAQLKEAQKNPAQKKHNTKTKNQELEV from the coding sequence ATGCCATATATGGAAAAAACGGAAAAGTCAAAAGAGGTTCAGCCGATTACCCTTACCTCTGAAAACCAAAAGGACAGGCTGAAAGAAATCACGGATCGTTTGGAGCAAGGTATTTTAGAAGTCTTTGAAAGCGAAAGGTACAAGGAATATCTTCGCGTCATGTCAAAATTTCATCATTACAGCTTTAACAATACCCTCTTAATCGCTATGCAAAAACCTGACGCTTCTCTCATTGCAGGCTTTAATGCATGGAAAAACACCCACGGAAGAACTGTCAAAAAAGGAGAAAAAGGAATCCGCATTATTGCACCTGCTCCCTTTAAGGTAAAGCAGGAAATGGAAAGGCTTGATCCGAAAACCAATATGCCTGTCATCGGAGCGGACGGAAATGTACTGACCGAAGAAAAAGAAATCACGATTCCCGCCTACAAGGTGGTGTCCGTTTTTGATGTATCGCAGACGGAAGGTAGAGAGCTTCCCTCTATCGGAGTAAATGAGCTGACAGGCGATGTGTCGCAGTATGAAGACTTTTTTGCAGCGCTGAAAAAGGCTTCTCCCGTTCCGATTGCCCTTGAACAGATCGAGGGAAGTGCTCACGGCTACTATCACCTTGCAGAAAAAAGAATTGCCATTGACGATGATATGAGCGAGCTTCAAACACTAAAAACCGCAATTCACGAAATCGCCCATGCAAAGCTGCATGATATTGACCTAAATGCTCCAAAAGAGGAAAAGGAAAAAAGACCCGATCAACGTACCCGCGAGGTTGAAGCGGAAAGCGTCGCCTACAGCGTATGCCAGCATTACGGACTTGATACATCCGAGTATTCTTTCGGATATGTTGCCGGCTGGAGCAGCGGCAGGGAGCTTACCGAGCTTAAGGGCTCCCTTGAAACCGTCCGCCTTGCCGCATCTGAGCTGATTGACAGCATAGATGAGCATTTTAAGGCGCTTCAAAGAGAAAAAGAACATGAGCTTTCAGAAAAGGACGAGGAGCCTACCCCGCAGGAAGAAAAACAGGAAGCAGCTTACCGTCTTGAAAGCGGAAATTATCTCTATATCCAAGTTTCTGAAACAGGCTATGACTATACACTGTATCAGCCGGGTTTTACAGACCTTGACGGCGGACAGCTTGATAACCCGGAACTCTCCATTGAAAAAGCCTGTGATGAAATCCTAAAAATGCACGAGCTTTCCGAAAAGGGATTAGAAGAAATCTCTGTAAATGACTTTGAACAGATGCAGGAGGAAGCTTCACAGAAAAAGGATGTAGGCACAAAAGCAAGCTATTATCCCATCAATGAGGCTGCGGCAAAGAGGGCAAAGGAAATGAACAGCTTTTCCGACTACATGCCGGGAAGCGCAACCCTTGAATACAAAAGTCTTGTGGATCGGGCGGCGGAAATTGCAGAAAATCAGAAAAAGAGAGTTGATCCGTCCTTTCACGATAAAATCGATGCCCTGCTTGATACCTATGCGAAAAGACTTGCGGCAAATATGAATAACGGCTTTGCCATTGACGCACGCGTTCCCTCTGTACTGATTGCGGGAGGTTCCAATTTCCCTGTGCGAAAGAAAGAAAAACAAAACGCTGCCCGTGATAAAAACTATGGAGAATGGAAAGAGATTCAGGGGCTTCTTGAAAAAATCAGAAGCACCGGAATGGGCGGAATCAGTGCAGATGATCCGAATGCTGTAAAAAAATTAAATGCAAAGCTTGAAAAGCTGACAAAGGCGCAGGAAACCATGAAGGCGGTCAATGCCTATTACCGAAAAAATAAAACTCTTGATGGTTGCCCGGAGCTTGACGGTGAAGCAATCGAAAAGCTAAAGGCAAGGATGGAAATCAGAGACATTCAGGATAAGCCCTATCCGTCATGGGCTCTGTCTAATAACAGTGCGGAAATCAGGAGAATTAAAACACGTATTCAAAGTCTTTCCGTAAATAAAGAAACGCTATACACAGGCTGGGACTTTGCAGGAGGCAGAGCCGAAATCAACGTAAAGGATAACCGCCTGCAGCTTTTCTTTGATGAAAAACCGGACGGAAAAATCCGTGATGAATTAAAGGCAAACGGCTTTCGCTGGTCGCCGAAGGCTTCCGCGTGGCAAAGACAGCTAAACAGCAATGCGATGTATGCGGCGGATAGTATCAGCAGCATAAAGCCCCTTACGGGAAAACGCGTTACAGAGCTTCAACGAAAGTTCAGAAAGGAAGGCAAAAAAGAAGCTGCCCCGGAATATATCTATAAGGTGCTGGAAGATACTGCTGAAAAAGACAGCATGAAAAACTTTCGCCTTGAAGCCTATATCGTAAAGGAAAACGGCAAGACAAGCTGTGAAATCTTATATTCCGGCACAAAGGAACGCTGCACAGAGCTTTTGGATGAGGTGCATTCCGGGAAGCTGACAAGGGAGCAAGTCAAAGAGCTTTATGCAAAGACCGAAAATACCGAGCCTAAAAAAGATACTTTTAGAATTTATCAGCTGAAACGCGGCGAGCAAACAAGAGAGCTTCAATTTGAATCCTATGACCGCCTGAAAGAATCGGGACAGGTTTTGAATCCGGAGAACTATGTCAAGGTATATGAGGCGGAGCTTACGAAAGGACTTTCTCTTGAAGATATTTACACCCGCTTTAATGTGGATCATCCAAAGGATTTTTACGGGCACAGTCTTTCCGTTTCCGATGTGGTTGTACTTCATAGGGACGGCAAGGTCAGCGCCCACTATGTAGACCGCTTCGGTTACAGGGAAGCACCGGAATTTCTAAAACCGGAAAACTACCTGAAAGCTGCAGAGCAATCCACCGAGCAGAATTACAACATGATTGACGGAATTGTGAATAATACTCCGCCTACGCCAACCGTAGATGAGCTTGAGCAGAAAGTAAAGGCTGGAGAATCCATTTCCCTTACCGAGCTTGTAAAAGCGGTGAAAACGGAGAATCGTAGTTCTGATGAACCGGAGAAAAAACCGTCTATCAGAGCGCAGCTAAAGGAAGCACAGAAAAATCCTGCACAGAAAAAACATAACACGAAAACAAAAAATCAGGAATTGGAGGTATGA
- a CDS encoding cysteine-rich VLP domain-containing protein: MRKAKSLSPKQVKRVNRLVRKECCNFDSGNCILLDDGDPCSCPQLISCSLLCRWFSDAVLPLDRELFAELYAPEEKRRCTVCGAPFASKSNHAKYCLDCRKKITRKQAAERMRKKRSLVTK; this comes from the coding sequence ATGAGAAAAGCAAAATCGCTTTCCCCTAAACAGGTAAAGCGTGTCAATCGTCTTGTAAGAAAAGAATGCTGTAATTTTGATAGCGGAAACTGCATTTTGCTTGACGATGGAGATCCTTGCTCCTGCCCGCAGCTGATTTCCTGCTCGCTTCTTTGCAGGTGGTTTTCTGATGCGGTTCTTCCGCTTGACAGAGAGCTTTTTGCAGAACTTTATGCCCCGGAGGAAAAACGCCGCTGTACAGTATGCGGTGCCCCTTTTGCTTCAAAATCCAATCATGCGAAATATTGTCTTGATTGCAGAAAGAAAATCACAAGAAAGCAGGCGGCGGAGCGTATGAGGAAAAAGCGTAGCCTTGTTACGAAATAG